The Triticum aestivum cultivar Chinese Spring chromosome 3A, IWGSC CS RefSeq v2.1, whole genome shotgun sequence genome includes a region encoding these proteins:
- the LOC123061778 gene encoding subtilisin-like protease SBT5.3, which produces MQSCLLVLSDLTSWPALIAGVTNQYKQLYLFKEISAIGLQIDDSLFPALEQLPGVLAVIPDRLHKVQTTHSWEFLGLESGGEPKNEWKYDAKFGEGVVIGNVDTGVSPTSESFRDDGFGAPSGWCGKCDSGKDSTFRCNKKLIGARFFNAGVQVPDFLDQPVEGKQLNQTDLNSPRDYDGHGSHTLSTAGGGFVQGAGAFGRGSGTAKGGSPRARVASYKACYTAGCSSLDILAAIFAAVEDGVHVLSLSVGAPAADYAADLMAIGTLYAVHKGVAVVASAGNSGPQPGSVTNLAPWILTVGASTMDRDFAADAVFDNSTVKGRSLSASTLPAGQPYPMISGQDASAADQSIDNSTLCLPGSLDPAKVRGKIVVCTRGANGRVEKGLVVKQASGVGMVLCNGAGGAVDIIADPHLVPAAHCSYSQCEDLLKYLQSTEFPVGYITARDELGVKPAPVMADFSSRGPNTITPQILKPDVTAPGVDVIAAYSEEVPATDLPFDDRRVPYNMVSGTSMSCPHVAGIAGLIKAKHPDWSPAMIKSAIMTTASTGGNDDGQIRDETGAAATPFSYGSGHVNPVRALDPGLVYDTTPYDYANFLCSVRPTQTQSLIPLLLPLFVGANANPFRCSLGAYRPEDLNYPSISAACLSRSGTTTVKRRVRNVGAGPWLQYNVTVVQPAAGVRITVQPGTLSFGKINEEKEFTVKLEICDATAAAGYVFGSIEWSDGKHRVRSPVVATTKCG; this is translated from the exons ATGCAGTCCTGTTTGCTTGTCTTGAGTGATCTGACGTCTTGGCCTGCTCTGATCGCTGGAGTCACCAACCA GTACAAACAATTGTATCTCTTCAAGGAAATCAGCGCCATCGGGTTGCAGATCGACGACAGCTTGTTCCCAGCCCTCGAAC AGCTCCCCGGGGTTCTGGCTGTGATCCCGGACAGGCTTCACAAGGTCCAAACGACGCATTCCTGGGAGTTCCTCGGGCTGGAGAGCGGCGGCGAGCCGAAAAACGAGTGGAAGTACGACGCCAAGTTCGGCGAGGGGGTCGTCATTGGAAACGTCGACACCG GTGTATCGCCGACATCCGAAAGCTTCCGGGACGACGGCTTCGGCGCGCCGTCGGGGTGGTGTGGCAAATGCGATTCCGGCAAAGACTCCACCTTCCGCTGCAATAA AAAGTTGATCGGCGCGAGGTTTTTCAACGCGGGCGTCCAGGTGCCAGATTTCCTGGACCAGCCGGTGGAAGGCAAGCAGCTGAACCAGACTGATCTGAACTCGCCGCGGGACTACGACGGGCACGGCTCGCACACCCTGTCCACCGCGGGCGGCGGATTCGTCCAGGGCGCCGGCGCCTTCGGCCGCGGGAGTGGCACGGCCAAGGGCGGCTCGCCGCGGGCGCGCGTGGCCTCGTACAAAGCGTGCTACACGGCGGGGTGCTCCAGCCTGGACATCCTCGCGGCCATATTCGCGGCGGTCGAGGACGGCGTGCACGTGCTCTCGCTCTCCGTGGGCGCGCCGGCCGCGGACTATGCGGCCGACCTCATGGCGATCGGCACGTTGTACGCGGTCCACAAGGGGGTCGCCGTCGTGGCCTCCGCCGGCAACTCGGGCCCGCAGCCAGGCTCGGTGACCAACCTGGCTCCCTGGATCCTCACGGTCGGCGCAAGCACCATGGACAGAGACTTTGCAGCTGATGCCGTCTTCGACAACAGCACCGTCAAG GGACGAAGTCTATCAGCTAGCACTCTGCCTGCTGGCCAGCCATATCCGATGATCAGCGGGCAGGACGCCTCCGCCGCCGACCAATCCATCGACAACTC GACGCTGTGCCTTCCCGGTTCGCTAGACCCTGCCAAGGTGAGAGGCAAGATAGTTGTGTGTACCAGGGGAGCGAACGGCAGAGTCGAGAAGGGGCTGGTGGTGAAGCAGGCCAGTGGCGTCGGGATGGTCCTCTGCAACGGTGCCGGCGGCGCGGTTGACATCATCGCCGATCCACATCTCGTTCCAGCGGCTCATTGCTCCTACTCACAGTGCGAGGATCTCTTAAAGTACCTACAATCCACCGA GTTTCCCGTCGGTTACATCACAGCAAGGGACGAACTTGGCGTGAAGCCAGCGCCGGTGATGGCAGACTTCTCGTCCCGTGGGCCAAACACCATCACTCCTCAGATCCTCAAG CCTGACGTTACGGCGCCCGGGGTCGACGTGATCGCCGCGTACAGCGAGGAAGTTCCGGCTACTGACCTGCCTTTCGACGACCGCCGTGTCCCCTACAACATGGTGTCCGGCACCTCCATGTCGTGCCCCCACGTGGCGGGCATCGCCGGACTGATCAAAGCGAAGCACCCTGACTGGAGCCCCGCCATGATCAAGTCGGCGATCATGACCACCG CATCCACCGGAGGCAACGACGACGGCCAGATCCGAGACGAGACCGGCGCGGCCGCCACCCCGTTCAGCTACGGCTCGGGCCACGTGAACCCCGTCCGGGCCCTGGACCCCGGCCTGGTGTACGACACTACGCCGTACGACTACGCCAACTTCCTCTGCTCCGTGCGGCCGACCCAGACGCAGAGCCTGATCCCCTTGCTCCTCCCTCTGTTCGTCGGCGCCAATGCCAACCCGTTCCGGTGCAGCCTTGGCGCCTACCGCCCCGAGGACCTCAACTACCCGTCCATCTCCGCGGCTTGCCTCTCCCGCTCCGGCACCACCACGGTGAAGCGCCGGGTGAGGAACGTGGGCGCGGGGCCGTGGCTCCAGTACAACGTCACCGTCGTGCAGCCAGCTGCGGGTGTCAGGATCACGGTGCAGCCAGGCACGCTGAGCTTCGGTAAAATCAACGAGGAGAAGGAGTTCACGGTGAAGCTGGAAATTTGCGACGCTACCGCGGCCGCCGGCTACGTGTTCGGCAGCATTGAGTGGTCGGACGGGAAGCACCGCGTCCGGAGCCCCGTCGTGGCCACCACCAAGTGCGGGTAA